The Vicia villosa cultivar HV-30 ecotype Madison, WI linkage group LG1, Vvil1.0, whole genome shotgun sequence genome includes a region encoding these proteins:
- the LOC131644651 gene encoding uncharacterized protein LOC131644651 isoform X1, producing MFKLHKHRNGKLGDRIEFRISNLKALQVPKGWDKLFVSVVSVENGKTLAKTSKVAVRNGSCQWSDTLSESIWVSRDKSSKETDDCLFKLIVAMGSLRSGILGEATISMTSYVNSDAAVPLSIPLNKCNHGTVLNVTMQCLTPRTKPRGQESSKENSHLKAMNENNHEVAVKSNGSDSSYVQSASSSSVDDVDSTLSPGEVETMATSLSGSVSNYSYNSAEDSTGRGNFSPCISDGQSPTGRKDSTSSQKSVSHYDYPVNNTSQSNRSSFSSQNTQDIGASSFKTTHGSNNSPEVAEDTSEELRAEAKMWEMNARKLLGDLEMLKTEFSYQSKKMTGLETDLSTAYVERDSLKKEVEQLTLSSGDPIVRQKTLEDSISQIECIPEIENSLKDELKFQKESNANLSLQLKKSQDANVELVSVLQELEETIEQQKHDIENLSSLPSKLSNLEKSLQLSEEGNRVFMQQIQQLEESKKNLMAEVQELEEALEDKIQDIEQTKIQNNKALSDIEMEYESKLSAKEKEISSLKARLLESVPETCNAETVSRDVPDADILKQIEELKEKIQELEMDCNELTNENLDLLFKLKEAKAYSKDEGASKNLLSNMLHDQSFSSSDSEVSNKVFRIFHSEDMLQEENGKKIRNDSHISTRELETSKSTLEVRITDQNNKLTSKTSEMENLEASLSSKENEMWVLQKLLSELDAKVYHLEQEKLQLEEHIEDRIKERTHKMNLHTSDIEQENGQLSMRISVLEEQVSDLTNEQESLLSELESTRNQAAWLQEKIMEKQSEMDSSMEENKQLLITIENVEEECNSFEKINGYLREQKLELEEYCSLMGDRLRESGERFSNCCGRVGLLENKFCLMLEDIASKEKDLTSELHAILDENRKQMEQGQSLLNQMQIEKMVEIQNLKLEIENLRLKLSAAYDEKERVASNASLEVSTLRADKAKLESAFGEAQSKLILSKTEVNNVQSQYGQKLKDLTTELANFKIKMEMQVDEHEKLSKLVEDYKSKELKFKSTINALESKLLVTENERQQYMDESRNLNVRLQQTCQFELEHCKRTRTSLEERLVQLENDLNARETKCVQEKTELQRKVQALEEELKLTKEQKRNQVSRLNRKPVNDDQKVSKNSMVKNTNQLRSNRKKPSLKNDREVLKDQQDLHYSSKHQTEVESEHGLLDVSVDVVEVEPVSKTQLLETELEKEPNDIYEVQLNRSSPQGRNNQASGPVKSMAEEELVTREKFERTKSMLEEELRDIQERYFHMSLKYAEVESQREELVMKLKAAKSKKGWLS from the exons atgtTTAAGCTTCATAAGCATAGGAATGGGAAATTAGGTGATAGAATTGAGTTCAGAATTTCGAATCTAAAGGCGCTTCAG GTACCAAAGGGGTGGGACAAGTTGTTTGTTTCTGTTGTATCTGTGGAAAATGGTAAAACACTTGCAAAGACTAGCAAAGTGGCGGTACGTAATGGAAGTTGTCAGTGGTCTGATACTTTATCAGAATCTATATGGGTTTCTAGAGATAAATCGTCCAAGGAGACTGATGATTGTCTCTTCAAACTTATTGTTGCAATG GGATCATTAAGATCTGGCATCCTGGGAGAGGCCACAATTAGTATGACCAGCTATGTGAACTCAGATGCTGCAGTTCCACTTTCAATCCCTCTAAATAAGTGCAACCATGGGACAGTTTTGAAT GTAACAATGCAGTGCCTTACACCAAGAACAAAACCCAG GGGTCAAGAATCAAGCAAAGAAAATTCTCATTTGAAGGCTATGAATGAAAATAATCATGAAGTGGCTGTCAAGTCAAATGGATCTGATTCTTCATATGTACAGAGTGCTTCATCTTCCTCTGTTGATGACGTGGACTCTACCTTATCGCCAGGAGAAGTTGAGACGATg GCAACAAGTCTTTCTGGTTCTGTATCGAATTACAGCTATAACTCAGCTGAGGATTCCACAGGAAGGGGAAATTTCTCCCCATGCATCAGTGACGGGCAGAGTCCAACGGGAAGAAAAGACTCAACCAGTTCCCAGAAAAGTGTATCCCATTACGATTACCCTGTTAATAACACTTCTCAGTCGAATCGTTCATCATTTAGTTCCCAAAATACACAAGACATTGGTGCATCATCTTTTAAGACGACCCATGGTTCTAATAATAGTCCTGAAGTTGCAGAAGACACGAGTGAAGAGCTACGGGCAGAAGCAAAGATGTGGGAAATGAATGCCAGAAAGCTATTAGGGGACTTGGAAATGTTGAAAACAGAATTCTCATATCAATCTAAAAAGATGACAGGCCTGGAAACGGACCTTTCAACAGCATATGTAGAACGGGATAGTTTGAAAAAAGAAGTTGAGCAGTTGACATTGTCATCAGGAGATCCAATAGTGAGACAAAAAACTTTGGAAGATTCAATATCTCAAATTGAATGCATTCCAGAAATTGAAAATTCTCTAAAAGATGAATTAAAGTTTCAGAAAGAATCCAATGCCAACTTGTCTTTGCAACTAAAGAAGAGCCAAGATGCAAATGTGGAGCTTGTTTCTGTTCTCCAGGAGCTGGAAGAAACCATAGAACAGCAGAAACATGATATAGAAAACCTTTCATCATTACCATCAAAACTCAGCAATCTGGAAAAATCTCTCCAGCTAAGTGAAGAAGGAAATAGGGTCTTTATGCAACAAATACAACAGCTGGAggaatcaaagaaaaatttgATGGCTGAGGTGCAAGAACTGGAAGAAGCATTGGAGGATAAAATTCAAGACATTGAACAAACAAAGATTCAAAACAACAAAGCACTTTCAGATATTGAAATGGAATATGAAAGCAAGTTATCTGCTAAAGAGAAGGAAATTTCAAGTTTGAAAGCAAGGCTGTTAGAATCTGTCCCAGAAACCTGTAATGCGGAGACTGTGTCAAGAGATGTACCTGATGCAGATATTTTGAAACAAATCGAAGAACTGAAAGAGAAAATTCAAGAACTTGAGATGGACTGTAATGAGCTGACAAATGAAAACCTTGATCTTTTATTCAAGCTAAAAGAAGCAAAGGCGTATTCAAAAGATGAAGGTGCATCCAAAAACCTTTTGTCAAACATGCTCCATGATCAATCTTTTTCTAGCTCTGATTCTGAAGTAAGCAACAAGGTATTTCGAATATTCCATTCAGAAGATATGCTCCAGGAGGAAAACGGCAAGAAGATTAGAAATGATAGTCATATTTCAACTCGAGAGCTTGAGACTTCCAAATCAACACTAGAAGTCAGAATCACAGATCAGAATAACAAACTGACTAGTAAAACATCTGAGATGGAAAACCTTGAGGCTAGCTTATCAAGTAAAGAAAATGAGATGTGGGTTCTTCAGAAGCTCCTGAGTGAGTTGGATGCCAAGGTGTATCATCTTGAACAAGAGAAACTTCAATTAGAGGAACACATTGAGGACAGGATAAAAGAAAGAACACATAAAATGAATCTCCACACATCAGATATAGAACAAGAAAATGGACAACTATCAATGCGGATTTCTGTTTTAGAAGAACAAGTGAGTGACTTGACAAACGAACAAGAGTCCCTATTATCAGAACTAGAGAGCACTAGAAATCAAGCTGCATGGCTACAAGAGAAGATTATGGAGAAGCAGTCTGAGATGGATTCTTCCATGGAAGAAAATAAGCAGTTACTAATTACCATTGAAAATGTTGAAGAAGAATGCAATTCATTTGAGAAGATAAATGGATACTTGAGGGAGCAAAAGTTGGAGTTAGAGGAGTATTGCTCCCTTATGGGAGATAGGTTGAGGGAATCAGGTGAAAGATTTTCTAATTGCTGTGGTAGAGTGGGACTCCtagaaaataaattttgtttaatgTTGGAAGATATTGCATCAAAAGAGAAGGATTTAACTTCAGAGCTGCATGCTATTTTGGATGAAAATAGGAAACAAATGGAGCAGGGTCAAAGCTTATTGAATCAGATGCAGATTGAGAAGATGGTGGAAATTCAGAACCTTAAACTAGAAATAGAAAATCTCAGATTGAAACTTTCAGCAGCCtatgatgaaaaagaaagagtagCTTCCAATGCTTCGCTTGAAGTATCCACACTGCGTGCTGATAAAGCCAAGCTGGAATCTGCTTTTGGAGAAGCTCAATCTAAATTGATTTTATCTAAGACTGAGGTTAATAATGTGCAGTCTCAATACGGACAAAAGTTGAAAGACCTAACAACTGAGCTTGccaatttcaaaattaaaatggAAATGCAGGTGGATGAACATGAAAAGTTGTCAAAACTAGTGGAAGACTACAAATCAAAAGAACTGAAGTTCAAAAGCACTATAAATGCCCTTGAATCAAAACTTCTAGTCACTGAAAATGAAAGACAGCAATACATGGATGAATCCAGAAATTTGAATGTTCGGTTGCAGCAAACATGTCAATTTGAGTTGGAGCACTGCAAGAGAACTAGAACATCCCTTGAAGAAAGGCTTGTGCAGTTGGAGAATGACTTGAATGCAAGAGAAACAAAATGTGTCCAAGAAAAAACTGAGTTACAGAGAAAAGTTCAGGCccttgaagaagaattaaaactGACTAAGGAACAAAAGCGAAATCAAGTTTCAAGGTTAAACAGGAAACCTGTTAACGATGATCAGAAGGTCTCAAAA AATTCTATGGTTAAGAATACCAATCAACTTCGCAGTAATAGGAAAAAGCCGTCTTTAAAGAATGACAGAGAAGTACTGAAAGATCAACAGGACCTTCATTACAGCAGCAAACATCAGACTGAG GTGGAAAGTGAGCATGGACTTCTTGATGTAAGTGTTGATGTGGTTGAAGTAGAACCAGTATCAAAGACTCAATTGCTTGAGACTGAACTAGAAAAAGAACCCAATGACATATATGAAGTTCAACTCAACAG GTCATCACCTCAAGGCCGAAACAACCAAGCAAGTGGCCCAGTAAAATCAATGGCGGAAGAAGAACTAGTGACTAGAGAGAAGTTTGAACGTACAAAATCAATGCTAGAGGAAGAGTTGAGAGATATTCAGGAACGATACTTCCACATGAGCCTCAAATATGCAGAGGTAGAATCTCAGCGTGAAGAACTTGTAATGAAGCTCAAAGCGGCTAAGAGCAAAAAAGGATGGCTCTCATAG
- the LOC131644651 gene encoding uncharacterized protein LOC131644651 isoform X2 — MFKLHKHRNGKLGDRIEFRISNLKALQVPKGWDKLFVSVVSVENGKTLAKTSKVAVRNGSCQWSDTLSESIWVSRDKSSKETDDCLFKLIVAMGSLRSGILGEATISMTSYVNSDAAVPLSIPLNKCNHGTVLNVTMQCLTPRTKPRGQESSKENSHLKAMNENNHEVAVKSNGSDSSYVQSASSSSVDDVDSTLSPGEVETMATSLSGSVSNYSYNSAEDSTGRGNFSPCISDGQSPTGRKDSTSSQKSVSHYDYPVNNTSQSNRSSFSSQNTQDIGASSFKTTHGSNNSPEVAEDTSEELRAEAKMWEMNARKLLGDLEMLKTEFSYQSKKMTGLETDLSTAYVERDSLKKEVEQLTLSSGDPIVRQKTLEDSISQIECIPEIENSLKDELKFQKESNANLSLQLKKSQDANVELVSVLQELEETIEQQKHDIENLSSLPSKLSNLEKSLQLSEEGNRVFMQQIQQLEESKKNLMAEVQELEEALEDKIQDIEQTKIQNNKALSDIEMEYESKLSAKEKEISSLKARLLESVPETCNAETVSRDVPDADILKQIEELKEKIQELEMDCNELTNENLDLLFKLKEAKAYSKDEGASKNLLSNMLHDQSFSSSDSEVSNKVFRIFHSEDMLQEENGKKIRNDSHISTRELETSKSTLEVRITDQNNKLTSKTSEMENLEASLSSKENEMWVLQKLLSELDAKVYHLEQEKLQLEEHIEDRIKERTHKMNLHTSDIEQENGQLSMRISVLEEQVSDLTNEQESLLSELESTRNQAAWLQEKIMEKQSEMDSSMEENKQLLITIENVEEECNSFEKINGYLREQKLELEEYCSLMGDRLRESGERFSNCCGRVGLLENKFCLMLEDIASKEKDLTSELHAILDENRKQMEQGQSLLNQMQIEKMVEIQNLKLEIENLRLKLSAAYDEKERVASNASLEVSTLRADKAKLESAFGEAQSKLILSKTEVNNVQSQYGQKLKDLTTELANFKIKMEMQVDEHEKLSKLVEDYKSKELKFKSTINALESKLLVTENERQQYMDESRNLNVRLQQTCQFELEHCKRTRTSLEERLVQLENDLNARETKCVQEKTELQRKVQALEEELKLTKEQKRNQVSRLNRKPVNDDQKNSMVKNTNQLRSNRKKPSLKNDREVLKDQQDLHYSSKHQTEVESEHGLLDVSVDVVEVEPVSKTQLLETELEKEPNDIYEVQLNRSSPQGRNNQASGPVKSMAEEELVTREKFERTKSMLEEELRDIQERYFHMSLKYAEVESQREELVMKLKAAKSKKGWLS, encoded by the exons atgtTTAAGCTTCATAAGCATAGGAATGGGAAATTAGGTGATAGAATTGAGTTCAGAATTTCGAATCTAAAGGCGCTTCAG GTACCAAAGGGGTGGGACAAGTTGTTTGTTTCTGTTGTATCTGTGGAAAATGGTAAAACACTTGCAAAGACTAGCAAAGTGGCGGTACGTAATGGAAGTTGTCAGTGGTCTGATACTTTATCAGAATCTATATGGGTTTCTAGAGATAAATCGTCCAAGGAGACTGATGATTGTCTCTTCAAACTTATTGTTGCAATG GGATCATTAAGATCTGGCATCCTGGGAGAGGCCACAATTAGTATGACCAGCTATGTGAACTCAGATGCTGCAGTTCCACTTTCAATCCCTCTAAATAAGTGCAACCATGGGACAGTTTTGAAT GTAACAATGCAGTGCCTTACACCAAGAACAAAACCCAG GGGTCAAGAATCAAGCAAAGAAAATTCTCATTTGAAGGCTATGAATGAAAATAATCATGAAGTGGCTGTCAAGTCAAATGGATCTGATTCTTCATATGTACAGAGTGCTTCATCTTCCTCTGTTGATGACGTGGACTCTACCTTATCGCCAGGAGAAGTTGAGACGATg GCAACAAGTCTTTCTGGTTCTGTATCGAATTACAGCTATAACTCAGCTGAGGATTCCACAGGAAGGGGAAATTTCTCCCCATGCATCAGTGACGGGCAGAGTCCAACGGGAAGAAAAGACTCAACCAGTTCCCAGAAAAGTGTATCCCATTACGATTACCCTGTTAATAACACTTCTCAGTCGAATCGTTCATCATTTAGTTCCCAAAATACACAAGACATTGGTGCATCATCTTTTAAGACGACCCATGGTTCTAATAATAGTCCTGAAGTTGCAGAAGACACGAGTGAAGAGCTACGGGCAGAAGCAAAGATGTGGGAAATGAATGCCAGAAAGCTATTAGGGGACTTGGAAATGTTGAAAACAGAATTCTCATATCAATCTAAAAAGATGACAGGCCTGGAAACGGACCTTTCAACAGCATATGTAGAACGGGATAGTTTGAAAAAAGAAGTTGAGCAGTTGACATTGTCATCAGGAGATCCAATAGTGAGACAAAAAACTTTGGAAGATTCAATATCTCAAATTGAATGCATTCCAGAAATTGAAAATTCTCTAAAAGATGAATTAAAGTTTCAGAAAGAATCCAATGCCAACTTGTCTTTGCAACTAAAGAAGAGCCAAGATGCAAATGTGGAGCTTGTTTCTGTTCTCCAGGAGCTGGAAGAAACCATAGAACAGCAGAAACATGATATAGAAAACCTTTCATCATTACCATCAAAACTCAGCAATCTGGAAAAATCTCTCCAGCTAAGTGAAGAAGGAAATAGGGTCTTTATGCAACAAATACAACAGCTGGAggaatcaaagaaaaatttgATGGCTGAGGTGCAAGAACTGGAAGAAGCATTGGAGGATAAAATTCAAGACATTGAACAAACAAAGATTCAAAACAACAAAGCACTTTCAGATATTGAAATGGAATATGAAAGCAAGTTATCTGCTAAAGAGAAGGAAATTTCAAGTTTGAAAGCAAGGCTGTTAGAATCTGTCCCAGAAACCTGTAATGCGGAGACTGTGTCAAGAGATGTACCTGATGCAGATATTTTGAAACAAATCGAAGAACTGAAAGAGAAAATTCAAGAACTTGAGATGGACTGTAATGAGCTGACAAATGAAAACCTTGATCTTTTATTCAAGCTAAAAGAAGCAAAGGCGTATTCAAAAGATGAAGGTGCATCCAAAAACCTTTTGTCAAACATGCTCCATGATCAATCTTTTTCTAGCTCTGATTCTGAAGTAAGCAACAAGGTATTTCGAATATTCCATTCAGAAGATATGCTCCAGGAGGAAAACGGCAAGAAGATTAGAAATGATAGTCATATTTCAACTCGAGAGCTTGAGACTTCCAAATCAACACTAGAAGTCAGAATCACAGATCAGAATAACAAACTGACTAGTAAAACATCTGAGATGGAAAACCTTGAGGCTAGCTTATCAAGTAAAGAAAATGAGATGTGGGTTCTTCAGAAGCTCCTGAGTGAGTTGGATGCCAAGGTGTATCATCTTGAACAAGAGAAACTTCAATTAGAGGAACACATTGAGGACAGGATAAAAGAAAGAACACATAAAATGAATCTCCACACATCAGATATAGAACAAGAAAATGGACAACTATCAATGCGGATTTCTGTTTTAGAAGAACAAGTGAGTGACTTGACAAACGAACAAGAGTCCCTATTATCAGAACTAGAGAGCACTAGAAATCAAGCTGCATGGCTACAAGAGAAGATTATGGAGAAGCAGTCTGAGATGGATTCTTCCATGGAAGAAAATAAGCAGTTACTAATTACCATTGAAAATGTTGAAGAAGAATGCAATTCATTTGAGAAGATAAATGGATACTTGAGGGAGCAAAAGTTGGAGTTAGAGGAGTATTGCTCCCTTATGGGAGATAGGTTGAGGGAATCAGGTGAAAGATTTTCTAATTGCTGTGGTAGAGTGGGACTCCtagaaaataaattttgtttaatgTTGGAAGATATTGCATCAAAAGAGAAGGATTTAACTTCAGAGCTGCATGCTATTTTGGATGAAAATAGGAAACAAATGGAGCAGGGTCAAAGCTTATTGAATCAGATGCAGATTGAGAAGATGGTGGAAATTCAGAACCTTAAACTAGAAATAGAAAATCTCAGATTGAAACTTTCAGCAGCCtatgatgaaaaagaaagagtagCTTCCAATGCTTCGCTTGAAGTATCCACACTGCGTGCTGATAAAGCCAAGCTGGAATCTGCTTTTGGAGAAGCTCAATCTAAATTGATTTTATCTAAGACTGAGGTTAATAATGTGCAGTCTCAATACGGACAAAAGTTGAAAGACCTAACAACTGAGCTTGccaatttcaaaattaaaatggAAATGCAGGTGGATGAACATGAAAAGTTGTCAAAACTAGTGGAAGACTACAAATCAAAAGAACTGAAGTTCAAAAGCACTATAAATGCCCTTGAATCAAAACTTCTAGTCACTGAAAATGAAAGACAGCAATACATGGATGAATCCAGAAATTTGAATGTTCGGTTGCAGCAAACATGTCAATTTGAGTTGGAGCACTGCAAGAGAACTAGAACATCCCTTGAAGAAAGGCTTGTGCAGTTGGAGAATGACTTGAATGCAAGAGAAACAAAATGTGTCCAAGAAAAAACTGAGTTACAGAGAAAAGTTCAGGCccttgaagaagaattaaaactGACTAAGGAACAAAAGCGAAATCAAGTTTCAAGGTTAAACAGGAAACCTGTTAACGATGATCAGAAG AATTCTATGGTTAAGAATACCAATCAACTTCGCAGTAATAGGAAAAAGCCGTCTTTAAAGAATGACAGAGAAGTACTGAAAGATCAACAGGACCTTCATTACAGCAGCAAACATCAGACTGAG GTGGAAAGTGAGCATGGACTTCTTGATGTAAGTGTTGATGTGGTTGAAGTAGAACCAGTATCAAAGACTCAATTGCTTGAGACTGAACTAGAAAAAGAACCCAATGACATATATGAAGTTCAACTCAACAG GTCATCACCTCAAGGCCGAAACAACCAAGCAAGTGGCCCAGTAAAATCAATGGCGGAAGAAGAACTAGTGACTAGAGAGAAGTTTGAACGTACAAAATCAATGCTAGAGGAAGAGTTGAGAGATATTCAGGAACGATACTTCCACATGAGCCTCAAATATGCAGAGGTAGAATCTCAGCGTGAAGAACTTGTAATGAAGCTCAAAGCGGCTAAGAGCAAAAAAGGATGGCTCTCATAG